The nucleotide window GAATAGTAAGATACATAAATACGTGTGCATTTGGGAAAAATACCTGAGATACCTGGGTAAATGGGAAATAGCCCTACTGTGTTtctaaatgttgcatgcatcgcaGTTTTATAAGTTTAACTATGTGGGAGAGTATAAATTCTTCCCTTATTTCATTTattgaaattattttattttttgtcaactcacactaacgtttttAAATACTTTCTCCTAGGCCCTTTAGTTGCAAATACACAGTTCGCAGTGTTGCTATTCAGCATatttaggagttgaggcataaTATCCGTATCCGCTGCAGTCATCTCGTATTGTATGTTATATGTTTAACCTACCAAACTTTATTTCAGTTTCTTatcttagattgctctgatcacCTTGGGGatgttatctttttttttttttttgagaatgccTTGGGGATGTTATCTAAATTGTAGTATTcttgtatttagggtttatgacccaACTACGAGAATTTGATGTAATTTAATTTGAGGATCTTTTGTTGGATTATTGGTACTTGAATTgtgattttattgttttgttggtTGTGCAGTTGTTTGGTTTGGGGGAATAGGGTGGCTCTAGGAGAATAAGGTTGGATTATTATAAGTGTAAATGTGTTCTTACAGATTTTGGGTCGCCTACATTTAGGGGAGGttttgccgaattttcggtaaaACCTTCTTTacaagtgggccccgcagggccacctcggatttcagggtgaaattttgGAGCGGGTCCTGTTAGATACAATCAAAATGGAGAAGTACATGACTAGTCATTTAGTTGGATTCTTATAAGGGAAGCAATCGACAGCTCCAAAAAAATTTATGGCTACCATGTTAATCACTACAATTCTTTCTCTATAGGttatatgtcttggtctgattattgtacTTTCGTAAACGAACATGcatctttttaattatttagagtCTCTTTAAATTTATATgtaaatccaataaattgaatctttcaaaaataaatttcttttcaagaatatcTTTGATATATCTCTAATATTTTTGATATCTCtcttttttcaaaatttcgatatatatttttaatcaaTATCTTAATCCTTGCCTCTAGCATCTAAAACAGAACACTAATTATAACATATGAGAAAGTAATCGTGCAATATTCAAGTTTCCATCATATTCTTTAAGAAACAACAATCAGTATACGATCTCTCGTCGCATAAACACCCTTGCTGGTTTCCAAACGTCCTCTTTTGACGGCAGCCGGCTTCGTGTCGGTGCTGCTGCCAGAAGGGAGGAAGTTCTAAGCCCTGGTTTCTTGAGATAGCTAGCTTCATGGTTACACGGTGGTGCCGTTGGCTCTGTTCTAGTTGAAGCGTCGTTGTAGCACTGTTAGCGGAGTCGACGAGATCTGGTTCTGTTTCCAGACGACGGGGGCAACAAGAGCATCGTGACAAAGTCAGATGGTGGCTTGAATGCAAGGGTCCGTACCTTCTGCTTTCCAGGGCCGTTGTTTTGTCCTCTTGGTGGCAGCATTCGTGGATGGTTGTTGCGTAGCGTGTCATGGCGGCTGAGGCTGCAAGGCAAGTCGGAGTGGCAGAAGGTGCAAGGAGTCATGGTCGTTGGGGTCCAACAGAGGGGGTTGAGTGGCGTGGTGCAAGGGTGTGAAGATGGAGCTGTAACTGGGCCTTTACTGTTAGGCATAGGCTGGCTTTCTGTAGAGTCATTTGGGCCACTATTTAGttagtttttctttctaataagtgcacgtttacttacttgaagtgggagggaatgattacggggtaaaactattcctacgtttactaacacataaaggaatgaAATGATTCCGAGTAAaagtattcatgcgtttactaacacatgaaggaatcagaatgggtgtaggtcccacctccttataaggaatcgatttatgaatactcaggaatttgattacgaaggggggagatgagtttaggaatcaactcctcAGGAATCAATactgattcctttcttctcccattccagttgtctccgattcatgattatttttcatttcaagtaagtaaacgtgtcataaTTTCCTATTTCTTTTAGAGATCTATGAGCACTGCTTATATAATGAATGGTCTATCACTATATATCACTGTGGTACCCCCACAACCTCTTGCCTGTCTAGTCATTGGCAGCGGagggatatgtaatggtcattctggcttAAGATTTAATGACAATCATTGATGGattgattaacaaaaaaaaaaaaaattcgtgcAATATACTATCGAAAAatatttacttgctgaaacagATCTTGTTGGGAACTTTTCAATCCTTAACTTTTCAGGCTAAAATAATTAAATGGTTGATTCAAGATTCATTGCTTAATGTTCAAAGGTGGACTTACATGTGTAGTTTGTATTGATTCTAGGATCGATGCACACCGACGGTAATTACTAAACTCTCATATATGGTTATTCTTTTTTGCATAGAAGCAGATCAAGTGGAAGGTTGTATGACAAGTTGCTATGACAATTGTAAGAAGAGCTAGAACGTGTCAACAACCTAAATGAGACAAAGCGGTCGGGAACTGCACTGCCAGTTAACCTGCCATGGAATCCAGTATACATAGTCATAGTCAATATCTAACCAACACCTTCCCCCAAGGACCACGACGACATCCTTCATCCGGACAACAAGTAATGTTGACAGCCGGTTCTGTAGTAGCTTCGTTAGTTCAACTGCAGATGTAATGAATCATATTTAATGAACTCTTACACTAACCCTTTGCCATCATACATTTATCATTCCACTTCTGGACATGTTTAATGGATTATATATGATTACATCTTTCAGTTTTCATATTTGCAACAATCAGGCAGGATGGTGAGAGCACTAGATTTATATTACATTTCACTTTATAATTACAATAACTGCAAGAACAAGGTTTTCATATTGTACCTCTCCTATTATAAATGTAAGATCTTGCAAAATACACAAAGATAGCCAATTCTACCACACTGAGTCCAGCAAGTAGCCAATAGAAGTAATCAAGATGTGCTCGGTTCAGATTATTAGAAAACCAGCTATCTTGACCCATCCCACTGGTAGCTTTCTCAATGGCCGAGATAAGAAAGCTGCTGAAAAAGCTTCCAACACCAAATATGCTGAGGTAGAGGGCGAGTCCTACACTCCGTAACTCAGTTGGCACCTGGTCATAGAAAAACTCTTGCAAACCAACCATTGTGAAAACATCGGCTAATCCCATCAACAAGTACTGAGGAGCCAACCACCAAATACTCATTGGAACTGTGGCACTTGGATTATCAACCAGACCATAATCTTCCGCAGTTTGCAGCCTTGTCATCTCAACCAGAGCTGCAACAACCATGGAAATAGCACATAAACACATCCCTGTTCCAATTCTCTGTAGCATTGTGATGCCAGAGGGTTTCCTAGTATAAGCTCTAGTCATTGGTACAAAAATGCGGTCATAAATGGGAATGAAGATGATAGTTGCTAGGCCGATAAAAGTCTGAAGGGAAGCTGGTGGTATGTCAAAACCTGGCACAATTGTTCTGTTCATGGTAGCACCTTGCTTGGTGAAGAAGGTTGAAAACTGTGCAAACACAATAGCATATGCCAAGCATGTAGCCCATATTGGAAATAGCCGAAGAATGCTTTTTGCTTCTTCAACCTCGAGGACGGTACACACCTTCCCATTTCCCTTCAAATCATCTGGAGCAAGCAAGGCTTTGTTGAGGAACCTGCCAGATTTAGAGGATTCAAACAATTTAAAAGGAGCTTGAAATTCAGAAGTTTGGTCAAGCATATAATAATCTAATTAGTTAAGTTTTCTGGTATAAACAGTTGCAATATGAAATACTAGGTTGAGCAAATAAGTTCAGCAAATACTAAATCTTGCTTTATAGAGAATCACAGCAAGGTTGTGTCGCGGACTGCAATATATTTACCATATATTCTGTCAGTGGCACTGTAACAGTGTACGTTCAAGAATACATATAGTAGCCAATGCAATAGTGAGTAATAGTACGGGCTGAACCCACCAGGTATACAATGACTACACACAGATATGATACTTTGATGAGAAAATTTATCACTTCTAAAATTCCAAATGGTCTCATACATATTTAAGAAAAAGGGGGAATCCGATATAATTTGACTTTGTATAACTCAATTAACCTTTATCCAACTCATTCTAGCTCTATAGCTAATTTAAAATTGAAAGATTTATCCAGCCATATTAGAATCTTcatttattattaatattttataaGTCTGCCACGATTCAGGCATGGTATATGGGGTATTAACAGCTTTGTATGCATTAAACTTCTTACTGAATCTTGTTGCTTAGTTTATCCAGTTCTCTTCAATCAACTCTCAACATTATTGTTTTTGATCGAATAAATCTCTTACTTGAATTGTTCAGAACTTTGGTGAGGCAGAATTCCTCGAGATTCCTCTTCAGAAGCTATTGCTGAAGAACATGTTCGCCAATTCCTTAATGATACAACAAACACCTTACCAATTCTCACAAACGGGCTTTCCTCATCCCCTTTGACGCTATACCGGTAAGTTCTAGTTCCAAGAAGGAAAATAGACAATGCGAGGACCATCACAATACAAGGAATTCCAAAACCAAGACCCCAGCTCAGGTTGTCCTGTATGTAGGCTAATAAGGAAAATGTACACAAGGGACCAGCACATATACCAAAATACCACCAATTGAAGAATGAGCTTTTGGCTTTGCATTCATCTGGATCTTGTCCATCAAACTGATCAGCTCCAAAAGCCTGAACGCAAGGCTTGTGTCCACCTTGCCCCACAGCTACTAGATatatagagaagaagaagaacaattcTTGAAGCCGAGAAGAACATGATGTGGACTGATTGGTTGTTTCACAGTCAGAAGCACTTAGAAAAGGAAGCAAGGCCGAGAGGGTCAACAAGCCAAGTCCCTGTTCCAATTTAGATCAAGAATGGTAGCATTTTAAACATAGCAGCAAATACAAAGGAAACAACATTAAAATATATATCAAAATCATTCCTACAGAATACATAATCACTCCATAGAAAATTCCATCCcaaggaaaaataaaatcatatcAAACTATAAAGAGTTTTCATATAATGTGATTAAGAGCCAGACTTTACCTTACACCAGGTCAAAAGGGTAACTCCCTAAACACATTGGATCAATTATAGAGCTAATGAATTCTATGCTCACACATCACTTTAAGCAATATAAACGGTTTCTTAATAAAAGAATTTTATGAGGGCTCAAACTGAACAAAATCGATTTTCGAGACAACAAAATGAGCAGGCTCTTCTTGCCAAACCAGAGGCAAAATTGTATACCAAGCTAGCCTAAGAGCAGCTGCATTAGTCTCACTACCACATTACCACTCTAGATGAAAGATTTTTACTTTAGACAGTAAATAAATATTTTACTCAGTTAATATATACTTACAAAAAATTGTAAGGCAGGAGAGTGAGACAAACCAAAATGTAGAGGAGAGAAGCAACAACGATGGTGCGGTAGCGTCCGAGGTAAGAATCGGCCAAGAACGCTCCAAACAAAGTGAGCAACGACGCCGTTCCGTCCCAAACGTTGACATTTTGAGCCGCCGTGGCCGTTGACTGACCCAGAGGCCCTGTCAGATAGGAGATAAGGTTGGAGGCAATACCATAGTAGGCGACCCTCTCCGCAATCTCCACACCTGAAACAAATTCATCTTCGGTAATTACTTTATGCACAGAGGCTTGAAGTAGTGAATGTGATTCACTGCGGCGTTTACCTATTATGAATGAGGCGGAACGCCAACCGCCTGAGGTGGACCTGAGGACCGGGTGTCCTTGGTAGTCAACGGCGGCCTCCACCACGTCGTCGTCATCGTCGAGTAGTAGTGGAGTATGGGTGGCCGGAGACTCGTAGTAGGAGTTGGCCATTTTTGACTGATTGAGCTCCAAGAAATATCTTTTTGCtccgtttgtttgtttgtttttctttttttctttctttgcttatttttcttttgtctcatGCAACATATTAACTTTTAAAATATTAACATACCTAGCATTTTTAGTTATAAAAAATgtcaatatatgtgtgtgtgtattgacTCAGAAATGTGATCACATTATGAGATCAGCAAGCTGTATAATATAACAACACACTTCACAGCACAGAATTTTATGCTAAGCACACTCCTAAATAAAATACACTTCATAGCACACTCCTAAATAGAGTATACTACACACCACACCTCTaacacacccaccttttagaatTAAGCCAAGAACATGGAAAACTAGACCTTCGAAGATGATTAAGGGACAACAAGGTATCTATTTTCCTTGTCGATCTcctcattcaaaaaaaaaaaaaaaaaaaaaggcctatCATCCTTTCATAAGAAAGGACGGAGACCCAaagctaaaatgaaaaataaaaacctaagAATCCTATGAGCCTGAAACAACCAAGCCTACATGATGTCCAATATCCACTTTGGAGCCTAATAGCCCCAACTTTGAGAAGCCCTAGCAGGCACCACCATTGCTGACACATCACAGCCTCCGCTGCCGTCGTCGTCAGCCAAGCCACCATGGGAGGCTACCCTAAAGCAACTTAAATGTAGCTACCCTCAGATGAAGCTCCAGTAACCAAAGTAACCAAGAAAATGTTGGAGTTATGGATCAAAATCCGCCCTAACTTATTCGTAGAAACCTAGGACAACCTTACGCATATGGGGTATCCCGGAGTTCAAGTAAAATGTAGACAAAACCCAAAATAGAAAAGGCCCAACACTTGGACAAAGCCTTAGGCCCAGAAACCCTAAGCCCAAAATCTTGTGGAGAAAACCCTAAGCCCAATATCAGCAAAGACCCTAGCTCTACATACTCCACCATGTCGTCGCCTGTGGCAACCAGATGGCCAAAGCTTGCCACCAACATAAGCACCGAGCCCCAGCATTGACCATCTAGACTCAAGCGCCACCACCTCGGCTTGGGAACCAAGCCTGAATTCGCCATCAACTCAAACACAGCCAGCAACAAAATCCTAGCACCATCCCCCAGCCACTATGCTTCCTGCTGAACTCCCAGAAGCAAACCCCGACAAGCCGCCCTCACCAGAGCCACAAAATTTGTCTGCATACTCAATAGGAAGACGCAAAAAACCCTACATCAACTCTGCCGCTATGGAAAATAGGCCTCTGTTTAGGAATGATCCGTTGAGGGCATTCGGGGCTGATGGAATCCTCGATACTCCTATTTGCTGAGTTCTGCTTTCACCGGAATCTACAGACATAGAAAGAAGCCATTATCAGCGCTTATATAGGCGCTGAGGATGGTTGGGGTCCAGACCAGCTGTCAAATCTACTCGACCTGGAGACATAACACCCTTCCACGTGTACGGACGTGCGCTCATCCCCTATGGAATCGTTATCCTTCCTTTGGAGTAGCCTATAGTCGCCGCACGAGCAAAGGCCCGTACGCTCGTTAAGTGGGCCCATCAACAGCCTCTGTAACCACCGCGATGGTAGCCAATCCACCATCCCCAACATCCAGGCCCAAATCATCCATCTCCTTGCAGTTAATTCCAACTTTAGTCGGCGCTATGACCATCCCTAAAGACCCAACCACAAAATGGTTGAAAACCAGCCTTGCTTGGTGGCAGCCGCAAACGAAACCATCCCCACCACCCTCATCAAACGTAGACTTAGTGCCAAAAACACCACCTTGGAGCCAAAGTACTGAGCAGCCGCAATGAAACCCTAAGAGACACCTACTAGAGAGAGATCATTTTTTAGACAATTGAAATATTATCTACGAGGTTAGTAAATTTAAAGTTTTCctctaaaaatatttattttcgtGAATTCAAAAGCTACTTCGGATACTGCTTTGTAACTTCCTAACATCCAGAAGCGTaactcttttcccaaaaaacTTATAAATGAAGAGAAATTCTTAGGAGGGGGTTTTCCCACCATGTGGCTTTAGGGCCAACCAATtagaagaaataaagaaaattttctctcttttttgaaACTGCCCCTGCTCCCTATTGTGTAATATCTAAAATACCTCCTCTGCTCGACAGTGATTGATCCGCCCCACCACATTGACCATGCGGTTGCCTCACGCAAGATTCTCTCGTAAATGAATCCACCTACTGCTTCCCCAAACCGAATTTGAATGATGACGTGACATCGGACAAATGAAAACCGCTCGTTTTGAAAGCAGGTAATTCAAGTCAACTCTGGCTGGCTGCCGGGCAAAAAGCTTCGAAACTCTTCTATTCCATTCTCTCCTGTCTCTACACCTTCCGATCCCACTTCCTCCATCTCTCTCCGCCGTTACACCCATTCGGATCCCAATCCAAGTCCGACCCGACTCGTCTTTGCAAAATGGACGGAACCTCTGCTGCTGGCGGAGGCGGCGGTCCGGCGCCCTTCTTACTGAAGACGTACGACATGGTGGACGACTCGGCGACGGACGAGATCGTGTCGTGGAGCTCCAACAAGAAGAGCTTCGTCGTCTGGAACCCTCCAGAATTCGCTCGGCTTCTGCTCCCCACCTATTTCAAGCACAACAACTTCTCTAGCTTCATCCGTCAGCTCAATACCTACGTAAGTCCTTCCTCTTCAGATTTTGATCTAATCGAattatcagatttttttttttgaatcatagCTCCTGTACATTTCGCTTCCCATTTGTTTGGATGTAATGATTAATTAACCTGCAGAAAATTGTAGTGTTGTACTGGTTCTGTCTATAGCTAGCTGATTGCATTTTACTAGGATCGAACCGGTATTGTAATCGAAAATGGAAATTCGATATAGATGATGAAGTATGTGATTTTAGGTGAAACGATGAGATCACACTACATTTTTGATGACTTACAGTAAGGTTTAATATATCTTTTTAGATGCACTAAGTGAGTCCTTGTATCTACTTAGACGAGCCTTAGTTGCGTCCTTTGCTAGCTTTCATTTCCTGGTTTCTAAGCACCAGCATTTTAGGAATTGTCTCGGATACCTTTTACTACATGTTTAGTGATACAAATGGGATTTGGAGCTGTTGAACATGCTTTGGCTTGGCTTCTGAGGTTTCCAAGTAAGAAAAGGAGATGGAAAGCTGACATGCCTCAAATCCTTGCATGCTGGAAAAATACTTTTGGTGTAGCAAAACCTTCTCCTTCCCTTGCAAGTTGGTTACCCACAGTCCACATCAGTTTTGGTACCAGTGCGTGATTGGGTTAGAGTTCAAGGATAGGTGACTTCTAAGTAAGATGATGATGGATCAAGTATTATGTATGGGGATACCAAGTCATTAGTGACTGGTAGGCTAGGTCATAGGTGAGTGAAAGCCGCCTCTTGGAATGAAACGGCTACCATTGTGCTACTGGTTTAGCTTGAATAAAGTGCCGGGCATGGAAGCATGGTGAGCTGTCATGTCTCAAATAAACTACACTGAGAAGATACAATATAATGGAGTTGTATATGAGCACTTAAAAAAGGTAGAATATTATGGGATTATGCATGAGCTCTACTTGGAAACCAGTTTTCAAGGCAATTTATATCTATATGTCATAGCACAAGGATGGGAGCAGCAAAAGTTTGAGGCTATTGTGATCTAGATTACCTTGAACTAAGGGCAGACCGAAAATTGAGAGATATGTGCAATACAATACAAGTGATCCACTATTAGCAGTCTCACAAAAGGATATGTTTAAGGGGATAATATGCACTCATATTGTTTTGCTGATATGACAGTCTTGCCATCAAGGATTTGTTGATataactttcttttcttctttgttcctTTTCTTTGTCTGACATATGTTGCTGGTAAAATATGTTAAGACATCAAAGGTTTTGTCCTTAATTGATGTTTAATTTAGTCTTTAGTTTTAGTCTGGTTTTTTATGTGTAGCTTAGAGATCTGATAATTTTAGTAATCTAGCTTAGAGCATATCCTGCTCAAATCTATTTTACTATCGTATGGAATATACTTTTCATTGAGGTAaattttgtatgggccttccTCTGGTTGTCCAATGCTTAATGGTAAGCAAAttcagacacacacacacacacacacacaaaaaaccGAGAAATGGTATGCAAATCTTAGATCAGGAATTCTTGTGTTGTTCATTTACTTTTATATCTTAAGCCGTCTTTTATATATATGCCACGCCTTAAGTGCCTCCTTAGCTGTCCTATTTCCCCCATTCACCCTCTTTTAAATGCAGGCACTACAGGCTCCAAAAGAATTTGGTATTCtctctatttatttttgtttctatttgtGGTGTTCCTTAGTACATTTTAACCAAGCACATTGGATTATTGGCCACAGGGATTTCGAAAGATTGATCCTGAAAGATGGGAGTTTGCTAATGAAGAATTTATACAAGATCAAAAGCATCTTCTTAAGAATATTCATCGCAGAAAACCCATTCATAGCCACAGTAATCCTCAGGGTTCTATGGTTGATCAGGAAAGAGCAGCTCTTGATGATGAAATAGAGAAGCTATCAAATGAAAAAGCTGCACTTGAGGCAAATATTTCAAGGTTCCAGCAGCAGCGATCTGCTGAAAAGCTTCAGTTGGAAGACCTGACACAGCGGGTAAATGGTATGGAGCAGCGGCAGAATAATTTACTAACATTCTTAGATAAAGCTGTTCAGAACCCTGCCTTTGTTGAACATCTAGCCCGAAAAATTGAATCTATGGATTTCTCAGCATATAACAAGAAAAGGCGTCTGCCTGATGCGGACCACTCACAGCTAGTTGTGGACAATAGTTTTGTGGATAACCAAAGTAGCTCCAGATCGGAGTTTGGAAATTTTTTCCACCAAGACTTTTCAAATAAGCTGAGACTGGAATTATCTCCAGCTGTTTCAGACATGAACCTGGTTTCACGTAGCACCCAGAGTTCCAATGAAGATGGGGATAGTTCAAGTAGGAAAATATCGGAAGAACTGAAAGGTGCACAGATGAGAACAGAAGGTCTTTTATTTGCGAATGAACCACTAGAACTTTCGGATACTGGAACATCTTTTGCATTCAAAATGGATTCGTTATCACGAAAAGCACCAAATGTTGGAAGCCCTGGACTTCATTCCTTGCAGTCAGGTTTGCCTTCTAATGAAGATAGTGATGGCCAGATAACCTGTCACTTAAATCTCACACTATCATCTTCTCCCTTGAAAGTGATCAGTAGCCCGCATTCAGCTACGGTACCCCTAGTAGGTCAGGACATTTGCAACTCCCCATCCCCAGGTTTGAATGCCACTAACAAAGAATCAGATATAAGAGCCCTTCCACAGAAAAATCTGGCTGATGAAGACAGGCCTAAAAGTTCCCAAAAAGAGGCCACAAAACACAGTAAAGGGCATATATCTGTTCCAGTTAGAGTAAATGATGTTTTCTGGGAACAGTTCCTAACGGAAAGACCTGGTTGTTCAGAGAATGAAGAAGCAAGTTCTAATTTTAGAGAAAATCCGTATGATGAGCAAGATGGAATGGCCAGAAATGCTAAAGGTGCAGAAACACTTACTCTTTGACAACCACAGTGCGGTGAGCCCCAGGACCAGGTTCCAAGCAGGCTCTCTTCCTGTTATCTCATTCTATGTGAGATTCATGTTTCTTAAGATCTCGAACTTGACGTGACTTTACCTGTCATTGGTTTGAATAAGTTCTTGGCAAAATGCCATTAGCTCTCAGTTGCCTTTTGCTACTGTTAGTGGTCATGATTTGACTAAATCAGCAGTGTTGTATTTGTGCATATATTGTAACTACGTTTCTAACCATTAAATAGTTAGGTGATTTCGGTTTCTTGAGAATCTATTCCACCTGTTGGACAGAAACATATTAACCTGCTATTCTGTTTGATATATCTTTTGCTCAAGTTCTGTCAGCAGTAGCACAATAAGCTTATCTCAATTGGAGAGTGTGTACCGCTCcaattcagaccaaaaaaaaaaagtacagaCTCCAATTTTTGGCATGTACGGAGCCTTCGAATCTATGGTTTTATGATTAAAAATGCTTCTGCTTCTCTCAAAATCGCATTCAAATTTGGCTTGATACAGATCTTAATTCATGTCTCAGTTGACCCATCTTTCTGAAACACACCTTACCAATGTGTAAAGCAGAAAGTCAGAACTCGTGACATTTGAACAAACTCGGCAATGCACAGTGTCATCCAGAAGAATGTTTTGACGCTTAATGTTACGAGTCATTGTTTAGCTGCCGTACTTCTCATGCAAAATTGCAAATACAAGAGCCTTCTTGCAGTCTCCAAGGCTATTTCACTCCTCAGCTGCCAGTTTGGCCAGAACTCTCTCTTATAAACTCAAACACAATCATTCTGTGCTCCCATTGCAGAATCGTATTAACCGAATTAAATTTCTGATATATTCTGCCAACTGGCCTGAATTGGGCTTTGAATTTAATCTTTTCAGCAACAACATCATGTTCTAAAaactataaacattgcaaaAGCTCCACGATCAAGTTCTTCCGTTAATCCATTGGTAGCTTGCTTAGCTCCTCATAAGTAAATCACAGCAGGTTCATATCTGGTATGACTAATTAAACCTGAATCACCTTTCCTTTACTAAAGATTCCTGGAACAACAGAATAGGTGGCAGCAAGACTAAGTTTACAAACCCGGAGCTACTGAGGAGCACTGAGCCAGTAAGGATCAGGGTGAATTCTGTTTCCGTTTTGAATGTGTGCTGCCGATTTCAAAGTAAAGTTGTCTCTCCTTATTTTCATGAAAGACATTACAGCATTACCGCATTGATCCTCCCATTGCGAAGAGAGGATTCCCTTCAACCAACAACTCCCGATTCTGGAATTGGAGGCAAGCTTGCTTgcaccaaaactcattcaccaGCGTAATCTTCTGATATTCAGAATCCGGCCAATCCATGTTTTCTATctatttgaaattaaaaaatggGACTCAGGTTTCATCACTGCCTCTATATTGCCTAATAGTCACGCAGAGATTCCATGGAATGAAAGACAATGTCATGTGGAGGTAAAGCCACTTTTGACTcttacttcatgcttaagttcttgattAAGTCAAAAACGGTGGCTTACTTCATACTTAAGTTCTTGATTAAGT belongs to Rosa chinensis cultivar Old Blush chromosome 4, RchiOBHm-V2, whole genome shotgun sequence and includes:
- the LOC112197046 gene encoding protein NRT1/ PTR FAMILY 5.10 isoform X1 → MANSYYESPATHTPLLLDDDDDVVEAAVDYQGHPVLRSTSGGWRSASFIIGVEIAERVAYYGIASNLISYLTGPLGQSTATAAQNVNVWDGTASLLTLFGAFLADSYLGRYRTIVVASLLYILGLGLLTLSALLPFLSASDCETTNQSTSCSSRLQELFFFFSIYLVAVGQGGHKPCVQAFGADQFDGQDPDECKAKSSFFNWWYFGICAGPLCTFSLLAYIQDNLSWGLGFGIPCIVMVLALSIFLLGTRTYRYSVKGDEESPFVRIGKVFVVSLRNWRTCSSAIASEEESRGILPHQSSEQFKFLNKALLAPDDLKGNGKVCTVLEVEEAKSILRLFPIWATCLAYAIVFAQFSTFFTKQGATMNRTIVPGFDIPPASLQTFIGLATIIFIPIYDRIFVPMTRAYTRKPSGITMLQRIGTGMCLCAISMVVAALVEMTRLQTAEDYGLVDNPSATVPMSIWWLAPQYLLMGLADVFTMVGLQEFFYDQVPTELRSVGLALYLSIFGVGSFFSSFLISAIEKATSGMGQDSWFSNNLNRAHLDYFYWLLAGLSVVELAIFVYFARSYIYNRRGTI
- the LOC112197047 gene encoding heat stress transcription factor A-5, giving the protein MDGTSAAGGGGGPAPFLLKTYDMVDDSATDEIVSWSSNKKSFVVWNPPEFARLLLPTYFKHNNFSSFIRQLNTYGFRKIDPERWEFANEEFIQDQKHLLKNIHRRKPIHSHSNPQGSMVDQERAALDDEIEKLSNEKAALEANISRFQQQRSAEKLQLEDLTQRVNGMEQRQNNLLTFLDKAVQNPAFVEHLARKIESMDFSAYNKKRRLPDADHSQLVVDNSFVDNQSSSRSEFGNFFHQDFSNKLRLELSPAVSDMNLVSRSTQSSNEDGDSSSRKISEELKGAQMRTEGLLFANEPLELSDTGTSFAFKMDSLSRKAPNVGSPGLHSLQSGLPSNEDSDGQITCHLNLTLSSSPLKVISSPHSATVPLVGQDICNSPSPGLNATNKESDIRALPQKNLADEDRPKSSQKEATKHSKGHISVPVRVNDVFWEQFLTERPGCSENEEASSNFRENPYDEQDGMARNAKGAETLTL
- the LOC112197046 gene encoding protein NRT1/ PTR FAMILY 5.10 isoform X2, translated to MANSYYESPATHTPLLLDDDDDVVEAAVDYQGHPVLRSTSGGWRSASFIIGVEIAERVAYYGIASNLISYLTGPLGQSTATAAQNVNVWDGTASLLTLFGAFLADSYLGRYRTIVVASLLYILGLGLLTLSALLPFLSASDCETTNQSTSCSSRLQELFFFFSIYLVAVGQGGHKPCVQAFGADQFDGQDPDECKAKSSFFNWWYFGICAGPLCTFSLLAYIQDNLSWGLGFGIPCIVMVLALSIFLLGTRTYRYSVKGDEESPFVRIGKVFVVSLRNWRTCSSAIASEEESRGILPHQSSEQFKFLNKALLAPDDLKGNGKVCTVLEVEEAKSILRLFPIWATCLAYAIVFAQFSTFFTKQGATMNRTIVPALVEMTRLQTAEDYGLVDNPSATVPMSIWWLAPQYLLMGLADVFTMVGLQEFFYDQVPTELRSVGLALYLSIFGVGSFFSSFLISAIEKATSGMGQDSWFSNNLNRAHLDYFYWLLAGLSVVELAIFVYFARSYIYNRRGTI